A section of the Polyodon spathula isolate WHYD16114869_AA chromosome 51, ASM1765450v1, whole genome shotgun sequence genome encodes:
- the LOC121306907 gene encoding E3 ubiquitin-protein ligase TRIM35-like, with translation MAANTSRLEEELSCVVCCEILKDPVTLRCNHSFCKACLDQCWQEKRARECPVCRRRASPGELPVDFKLRNIVESFLKEQSHKPPAPPGILCSLHEEKLKVFCLDDKEAICLVCQISKKHENHKCRPVEEAAQDYKGELKTALKPLQDKLKTFNKVKEECDETAEHIKKQAQQTERQIKEEFEKLHHFLRDEEKARIAALRREEERKGRIMKEKIEKLTREILSLSDTIRVIEQELEAEDIFFLQKYKDTQSRAECTLQDPQCVSGALVDVAKHLGSLKYKVWEKMLWIVQYTPVTLDPNTAHPALILSKDLASVRNSSDRQQLPHNPERFDRCVSMLGSEGFTSRKHCWDVEVGNKPDWDLGVTRESSQRKGIFTLNPGAGYWVITLRGGDQYWAWSSPVTRFTLQKKPWKIRVQLDCDGGEVAFFDSSDMRPIYTFKHRFTERIFPYFWSGFPNSAPLRVCPVKTVIKVD, from the exons ATGGCAGCAAACACTTCTCGTCTGGAAGAAGAGCTTTCTTGCGTTGTGTGCTGTGAGATTCTCAAGGATCCTGTAACTCTTCGTTGTAACCACAGCTTCTGTAAAGCATGTCTGGATCAGTGCTGGCAAGAGAAGAGAGCTCGGGAGTGTccagtgtgcaggaggagggcTTCACCAGGGGAGCTTCCTGTGGATTTCAAGCTCAGGAATATTGTGGAGTCCTTCTTAAAAGAACAGAGTCACAAACCCCCAGCACCTCCTGGAATACTCTGCAGTCTGCATGAGGAAAAACTGAAGGTATTCTGTTTGGATGATAAGGAGGCTATCTGTCTTGTTTGTCAAATATCAAAGAAACATGAAAATCACAAGTGCCGCCCAGTGGAGGAGGCAGCACAGGATTATAAG GGAGAGCTCAAGACTGCGCTGAAGCCCTTGCAGGACAAGCTGAAAACCTTTAATAAAGTTAAAGAAGAATGTGATGAAACAGCAGAGCACATCAAG AAACAAGCCCAGCAAACAGAGAGGCAGATAAAAGAGGAGTTTGAGAAACTTCACCATTTTCTACGAGATGAAGAAAAGGCCAGGATAGCTGCGCTGAGGAGGGAAGAGGAACGAAAGGGAAGAATCATGAAAGAGAAGATTGAAAAACTTACAAGAGAAATCTTATCCCTTTCAGACACAATCCGAGTGATAGAACAGGAGCTGGAAGCTGAAGACATCTTCTTCCTGCAG AAGTACAAAGACACACAGAGCAG AGCAGAGTGCACCCTGCAGGATCCACAGTGTGTTTCAGGAGCGCTGGTAGATGTAGCCAAGCACCTGGGCTCTCTGAAGTACAAAGTATGGGAGAAGATGCTGTGGATTGTTCAATACA CTCCGGTGACTCTGGATCCCAACACAGCACACCCTGCTCTGATACTGTCTAAGGATCTAGCAAGTGTGAGAAACAGCAGTGATAGACAGCAGCTTCCTCACAACCCAGAGCGGTTTGATCGCTGTGTTAGTATGCTGGGCTCTGAGGGATTCACCTCAAGGAAACACTGCTGGGACGTGGAAGTGGGGAACAAACCTGACTGGGATCTGGGTGTGACAAGAGAGTCCAGCCAGAGGAAAGGGATCTTCACTCTGAACCCAGGAGCAGGATACTGGGTTATAACCCTGAGGGGTGGGGATCAGTACTGGGCATGGAGCTCACCAGTGACACGATTCACTCTGCAGAAGAAACCCTGGAAGATCAGAGTTCAGCTGGATTGTGACGGGGGGGAGGTGGCATTCTTTGACTCCAGTGATATGAGACCCATCTACACTTTTAAACACAGATTTACTGAGAGAATATTTCCATATTTCTGGTCTGGCTTTCCTAACTCTGCCCCTCTCAGAGTGTGCCCTGTGAAGACAGTTATAAAAGTGGACTAG